From the genome of Virgibacillus siamensis, one region includes:
- the mutL gene encoding DNA mismatch repair endonuclease MutL encodes MKIFQMPDSLANKIAAGEVVERPASVVKELIENSIDANSTWIKVELTEAGLQSIHVTDNGDGMTEEDCERAFLRHATSKIKNETDLFHVNTLGFRGEALASIAAVSRLSVKTSQGDQAGTFLKMQGGREVEKSKSDARQGTEIFVEDLFFNTPARLKYMKTIHTELGHITDLLNRLALSHPNIRFEAVHNGKSLFKTSGSGDLLQVISHVYGMNVAKKMLPIEHETLDFKIKGYIAKPEVTRASRNYISTIINGRYIKSVALSKAIKNGYHTLLPIGRNPIAVISITMDPILVDVNVHPTKLEVRFSKDKELFEALENTIRNTFRSTSLIPEMEQKRPKPKQSVQNTIQFNDPQPEPPKYDWKIDQQIREPAPEPDTNERIENYQNDIFPEDRFDEPVLSEKPEPEQKERIPTMYPIGQLHGTYILAQNENGLYMIDQHAAQERNKYEFFKKKLGNTINESQELLIPITFEFSKQESIFIDQYQDELAKVGLFFEPFGNQTYIIRSYPTWFPKGFEEEIIREMIDQIMESEKVNVENIREDAAILMSCKRSIKANHYLNQDDMFRLLEDLRKSTDPFTCPHGRPIIVHFSSYELEKMFKRIM; translated from the coding sequence ATGAAAATATTCCAAATGCCGGATTCGCTTGCAAATAAAATAGCGGCAGGGGAAGTGGTGGAACGCCCTGCTTCCGTTGTGAAGGAATTGATTGAAAACAGTATTGATGCCAACAGTACCTGGATTAAAGTGGAATTAACCGAAGCTGGGTTACAGTCCATTCATGTGACCGATAATGGAGATGGTATGACCGAAGAGGATTGTGAACGGGCATTTTTGCGGCATGCAACAAGCAAAATCAAAAATGAAACGGATTTATTTCATGTAAATACACTCGGTTTTCGTGGTGAAGCTCTGGCAAGTATTGCTGCGGTCAGCCGGTTGTCTGTGAAAACATCACAAGGCGACCAAGCAGGCACTTTTCTCAAAATGCAAGGCGGACGGGAAGTGGAAAAGTCAAAAAGTGATGCCAGACAAGGTACGGAAATTTTTGTGGAGGATTTATTTTTCAATACACCTGCACGCTTGAAATATATGAAAACGATCCATACCGAGCTTGGACATATTACGGATTTACTGAATCGCTTGGCATTGTCCCATCCCAATATCCGGTTTGAAGCTGTTCACAATGGAAAATCTCTTTTCAAAACTTCTGGTTCAGGAGATCTGCTGCAAGTAATTAGTCATGTTTATGGAATGAATGTTGCAAAGAAAATGCTGCCGATTGAACATGAGACCCTTGATTTCAAAATTAAAGGATATATCGCGAAGCCGGAAGTAACACGAGCATCACGCAATTATATTTCAACCATTATTAATGGACGGTATATTAAAAGTGTTGCTTTATCAAAGGCAATTAAAAACGGTTATCATACATTGCTTCCGATTGGACGGAATCCGATAGCGGTGATTTCAATAACAATGGATCCAATACTGGTTGATGTAAATGTGCATCCTACCAAATTGGAAGTGCGTTTTAGTAAGGATAAGGAATTGTTTGAGGCATTGGAAAATACCATCCGCAACACATTCCGCAGTACTTCGCTGATTCCCGAGATGGAACAGAAGCGGCCGAAACCGAAGCAGTCAGTACAGAACACTATCCAATTTAATGATCCACAGCCGGAGCCACCAAAGTATGACTGGAAAATAGACCAGCAAATTCGTGAACCAGCTCCTGAACCTGACACGAACGAACGCATCGAGAATTATCAGAACGATATTTTTCCTGAAGACCGCTTCGATGAACCTGTTTTGTCGGAAAAGCCTGAGCCGGAACAAAAGGAACGTATTCCGACCATGTACCCGATTGGACAGTTGCATGGCACATATATACTGGCGCAAAATGAAAACGGGTTGTATATGATTGATCAGCATGCTGCCCAGGAAAGGAACAAATATGAATTTTTTAAGAAAAAGCTGGGCAATACCATCAACGAATCACAGGAATTATTAATTCCAATCACATTTGAATTTTCCAAGCAGGAATCCATCTTTATCGATCAGTATCAGGACGAACTGGCAAAAGTCGGCCTATTCTTTGAACCGTTTGGGAACCAAACGTATATTATCCGATCCTATCCAACTTGGTTTCCGAAAGGTTTTGAAGAGGAAATTATTCGTGAAATGATTGATCAGATTATGGAAAGCGAAAAAGTAAATGTGGAAAACATCAGAGAAGATGCGGCAATCCTAATGTCCTGCAAACGATCGATTAAAGCAAATCATTATTTGAACCAGGATGATATGTTCCGCCTGCTTGAGGATTTGCGGAAATCAACGGATCCATTCACATGCCCGCATGGCCGCCCGATTATTGTACATTTTTCATCCTATGAACTGGAAAAAATGTTTAAACGCATCATGTAA